In the genome of Phragmites australis chromosome 9, lpPhrAust1.1, whole genome shotgun sequence, the window TCTGAAGGTTAAGTCCTATAAAAGTATTGAGCAACAGGTTAAAAACGCTCGCCTTGGATCTGACCTTCGAGGCAAGATATCACAGGTGAAGATGAAAGATAAATCAAATAGTCGAATTGATAGGATTGGCCAGAAGCACTCCAGGACTGATGCTGTCTATGCTCAAAGTGAGGAGACAGAATCTGATTCATCAGAACAGTTTGAAGATGGTGGGGATGTGAATTTTCTCGAACGGAAGCCAGAGCGTCACCATGCTGGGTTTCATAGACCAGCACATGGTGCCAAAAAGTCAAACAAGCTTTCCAAAGcggtaaaaatgaattatcctGCTGCAACTGCAGATTTGGAACCCTCTCAGAGCAAAGGAGTCAAAGGAAAGGTTTCAGAGCCTGGCTATTTACGTGATGTGCATGTGACGATGCCGGAACAGATTGGTGATGTCATGAAACCTCCAGCAGCAAGTGGTGAAAGGAAGCGGAAAGGGATGGCAAATTTGGACATGCACGGTTATGAGAACTCTGAATTGCATGAAATCAATGAAAACACCAATGAGTCATTCAAGCCAAAAGAGAGTGAAAGGCTTGCCAGTGGATCAGGCCATGTAGTCCAGGATTCTAATGGTGATTTTGGTGGTACCGAAAGAGTAAAGGCGTCACTATCAAGTTGCAGCTCTCGGTCCAAAAAACCGAAAGGAAGAGTTGAAGTTACTAGCCTGGATGAGCAAAGCGAACAGGCGCCATCTGGTCCAAAGCTGGTCGAGAACAGTAGTAGCTCgaagaagaaaagtaaaaagaaGCCAGAGACCATCACAGATGCAGTTACTGTAGCAGAACCAGCTGCTGCCATACCAGAAAATATTGTCGTAACAGTAGAGTCCGAAAAGCCACCCGAGAAGCCCAAGAAGAAGTATGTACCAATTACACCAACTATCCATACCGCATTTTCATTCTCTGTTGTACATCTTTTAACTGCGGTAAAGAAGGCTATGGTCATTCCTATGGAGGATACTCCAGCAGCAGCGAAGCAACCTGATGGAGAGGAGGGCACAAAATGGTTCAACAATGAAGAGCATGGCAAAACGCCTCAAGAACCAAGTGTGACAGAGCAAGCTCAACAGGTTCCTGAAGTTGCAGACGCCAGTGCTGCAGAGCAGACTGTACCGAGCAATTCACCAGCGCTCACTGTTCAAGAACTTGTCAATCGAATCAGATCAAATCCTGGAGATCCTAGGATACTTGAAACGCAGGAGCCCCTCCATGATTTAGTTCGAGGAGTATTGAAGGTACTATCATCTAGAACAGCTCCTCTAGGTGCGAAGGGCTGGAAAGCACTAGTTGCCTATGAAAAGTCAAACAAAAGTTGGTTCTGGGTTGGTCCAGTGCCTTTTGTTTCTTCAGACCGTGATCCTGATGAAGAAACTTCTGCTGAAGCATGGGGTATACCACACAAGATGCTTGTGAAGTTGGTCGATGCATTTTCTAATTGGCTGAAAAGTGGTCAGGAAACCCTTAAGCAGATAGGATCccttccaccacctccaccaccaaatCCTGCAAACTTGGATTTGAAGGAAAGATTCAAGGAGCTTAGAGCACAGAAAAGTCTGAACACAATAGTCCCATGCTCAGACGAAGCAAAGGCGTATTTCCAGCGTGAGGAATTTTTGAGATACTCGATACCTGATAGAGCCTTTTGCTATACTGCTGCTGATGGGGAGAAGTCTATAGTCGCTCCATTGAGAAGAGGTGGTGGGAAGCCCACATCAAAAGCTAGGGGACATCCCATGCTCTTACCTGATCGTCCACCACATGTCACTATCCTATGTCTTGTGAGAGATGCTGCTGCTAGGTTGCCTGCAAGAACTGGAACAAGAGCTGATGTCTGCACACTACTCAGAGACTCACAGTACCTAAACTTTGAAGAAGCCAATAAAGAGGCTGCTATTAATCAAGTTGTCAGCGGTGCTCTTGATCGCTTGCACTATGAACGTGACCCTTGTGTACTGTATGATAATGACAAAAAATTGTGGACCTATCTGCACAGGGGCAGAGaggaggaagattttgaggaTGATGGCACATCATCTACAAAAAAGTGGAAGAGACCGAGGAAAGATCCCTCTGATCCTGCAGAACAAGGTGCAGCAAATGACGATTTTGAGGATGATGGCACTGGCACCCCTTCTACGAACAATgtgaaaaaacaaaagatagaCCATGCAGATCCTGCAGATCCTACAGTGCCAGGAGATGCTAAGGATGGGGGAGATCGTGCAACTCAGAACCCATCTGCTGGTGGATTTTTTGGTGGCCTCGAAGGTGATCCTGATCTTAATGTTATTCCATCATCGAAGAATGATGAAGAAACAGGTGGAGTTATTTTCACTAATGTAATATCAGATGTTGGTGGCTCCAGAGCTTCAGTAGAGGCTACACCTGTCAGCAAGGCTGATGACAATACAACAAGTTGGCAGTCATTCCCAGAACAGAACAAAAACTATATGGCACTCACTGAGAACACCAACAAGGAATTTCACGAAGTGATAGACATATCATGAGTGCTACCTTGTTATGTATAACATATCATGGTTATCAACCAGCTGGGCATGTGTTGAAGCATCAGCACAGGTAATTTCTTCAGAAATTATATTCCGTGCAAGTCTATTAATTCTTAGTGTTAGATGACTATTATTACCAGAAATTGTTTCATGTTTAGTGTTGTTTATCTTTCTTTACCCTGCAGGCCTGCAGTAATATAAACTGAAAATGCTGTATATGCTACCCTGCTGTTTTTTGTCAGCACAGCACATCATTTGAGTCTGTTTTATAGTAAAACTGTAATGGGCTAATGGCGTACTTTCTGGCAGAGTGTATATTCATCTTGTAGCTTATAATTTAATCCTTTATTGCCAAATAGATTTACAAGTCCTCACATGTGTAATGTTTATTTCTTACTGTCCACAATGATCATAATTGGCCCATAGTAGGATAACATGTGGATCTTTTTGTTTGGGCTGATTATAGCACTTACCGGGAATTCTGGGCTTGATTTTGTTTCTGAAAATTGCTTATTAGTAATTATTTGTGAACATGTGACTTTAATTGATGTTTGTTACAGATTTTCCTTGGATGATGAGTACTATAATCTGTTACAATATTCCAAACATGCAGTTAGCATCAAAGCAGTATTCTTGATTATATATGTTTGACAGCCTACTGTTCAAAGTATGTACTTAGTTATAGTCAGGATGTGTACTTCGTTATAGTCATTAGTTAGGGACCTTGGAGTTGTTTGGAACAGTTTCAGGGGCAGCTTATCATTCAGTCTTTATATGTCTCGGTCATCCTGCAAGGAGATGTTTATTTATTTCCTGCTATTTTGTAGTAAAACATTAGCACATTGATGgttccaaaaaggaaaaatagcACATGAAACTAGATATCAAGTGTGAGAAGCATCTTTCTATCCAATAATATTTTGGCATAATGTGGTTTTGAACCATTCTTCGACAGTACAAACCCTGTTGTTCTGTCATCCATAAATCCCCATGGTGACGGCTGCTTCTTGTTTTGCAGGGTATAAACTATAAAGCTGCGGTCATTTTGTTGTTATTATATATTGACACCATAACATCGCTGTATCAGGCCTCGACTCCGACAAAAATCTTTTGTAGTTGTGATAGCTTGTACATTTTTGTCATAAAACGAGCTTTGTAGTCTCTCTTTTTCTAGTGGCCTTGTGCTGATATTCTAATCTAAAGTTACTAGCCAAATGTTTGTGTTGCGTTCGTTCATGCTTGGATGAAGTAGAAAGTTCAGTGTCAACTCCATAGCCAGCTCCGTGTGACCACAGCATGCCGCCCGTCGTGAACTTGTTTAGGTAATTTCTTTTGTCCATAGAGCATCTGCCAATTCAAAACGCAGAATAATGTGGTCGATTGATTCTACCACGATGCAGCGGTTGGAATTATTCTGAATGGTCTGCGTCCAATGCTTTGTTAGTGATCGCTGCCGCTTATGTTTCGATGTCAGCCAGAAGAAGAACGCCAGGCGGGCTTCCTGTTTGCTGTAAAACTGAGGCAGTTGCTTCCAGTTTGCTGCGAATCTGTGTCGCCCTGAAGCCTTGTTTTTTCACGGGAACTGCATTAGATGTTTGTGTTTATCTCAAGTTCTGAAGAAGGGTGTGTGTTCACTATGTTTCTCCCGGTTGCTTCCTTGCCAACCAAACAAATCTGGTACCATATATTGGATTTACTAATCAACCAAACAATGCGTAAATAATAATTCACCTAAAGATAGTTTACAATTAGTGCACAGAACGAGGTATTCTCTTAGTCCTTTGTTTATAGCTTGGCTTTATAGCTTTGTATAGATatcttcctttctcttttcttcctttcttgtATATGCTCTTGCTTGTGGGCTTTTTGTCCTCCTTTCTTTAATAAAATCTCACAGTAGGGGTTTTCCTTGCTGTTTTCTGTTAAAAAAACAATTATTGCACAAATTGCTACCTATATTCCTAATTGGTTTAGATACTGTCTTCTAAATATGAATGAAGGGCTATAAGTCAAGTAAGCCCATTAGTATAGTCATAGTCCAATACACAACATATTTTTGTATCCAGGAGGGACTATTCGTAAAGTCCACATATAAATAGTCTCATTGTACACATACACAACGAGGTAAATAGTTGATAGATTCTAGATTTGGGTCAATAGAGATTTTCTAGCTACACCTGGGTATGTGCACTCAACgacattttgaaaagatttatGCATGTACTCCCTCATGTGTTTCAAAATACAAGACACAATTTACCTTGGTGCGGTCTTCAAAACCGGTGTgacaaataatttattttgtagtatattatttctTAGGACAAAATAATGATAGTAGGGAAGTACTTTCCACGTATAAATAGTCTCACTAATTATTGGTCAAAGATCAACAAGTTTGAATTTTTGAAATGTGTGTTCGTCTTATAAAATGAAATGGAGGGAGCCTCAATATGTCAAAATCcgcaaaactaaaaaaaaaaaggtaaaaataTGTCCATATGTGTATTGTCTTATTCAATGCAAAGAAAACTTATCAAACTTACCAATGGAGAGATTATATTGGTACCTCCATTACTATTGGGAGGTATTGGTACCTACCAAtgatattaaattttttttctcataggTGCTTGTCatgctaaattcaaatttggtgTTGGGAGTAGGCTAAATTTTCCTGCGTAAATTATtataactctctctctctctctctctctctctctctctctctctctctctctctctctctctctctctcacacacacacacacacacatatatatatatatatatactgtatatatattCTGCAGATATGCTCACTGTAGTTTATGTATGCGcacaccccacaagttgtaactcacggTGTCagtttctcgtgttgcaattatgcatttctagacgtgaagttgtaactagtttacctaacaagttgtaactcacagtgttttaTGTTGTAATTGTAGTATGTACGCAGAATAGTCTCGCAGTGTTTCACGTTGTAACTGTAATATATATTAATCAAATTCTCTGGACAAATTTGACATTATCTAGATGCTATGTTGGTAAGCACTGTGCAAGAGTGTACAACTCGTGGCTATCTTCATCAATCTTCTGCTGTGCCGTGGGCAAAGTGCTTAGATGGTTTTTCTATCTTATTTGCTACAACATTAGTGAGTAAAGTACGGCCTGTCAAGCACTTTCCACTTATCAATATGAAAATTGTTATACTCTGTGGCTATTTTGTTGTTGACAGAAAGGTCGATCGGTGAAGCTTCTTATTAGATAACTAAAGAGTGCATACTAATTACTCATCTTGGGTTGCATGTAAAGGTGTCAATGTCACCACGACATTGTGCAACTGCAGAGATTTCTTTTACGTGGAATGTGTGTGTGGTGGGATGGGGACGGGGCATATGCCCTAATCttcttattatttttcttcttgtttttttattagGATTATCCTCTTCTTTGAAATATCGTAGATAAGCAAATCCAATGTTGATCGAAAGAAAAGTATGATTCAATAAAttttctcagtttctctctcgaAGCTCACCTGTGGTCATGGCAGCTGGAAGATCCAACATTGGATTTCCGGTGAAGAAAGGATACATTTTGAACAAGTAGCTGCACCACATCGTAGATTTTCTCCCTCCTGTCAATGCACAAATATTGTTTACTAATCTAATTCTCTGGCCAAATTTGACAGTATCTAGATGTCATGGGTTGCAACAACTGTGCATGAGCATACATCTTGTGGCTATCTGCATCAATATCTTGTTGTCCCGTGGTGAAGTACACGGAAGCTTCTTGTTGAATAACCAAAGAGTACAAAAGTCATGAAACATAAACGAACTCTTCTTGAATTTGTATCTTGAAAAGCTTCAATGATGCATATCTTGCAGATAGTGTTAATGTCACACAACACTGTGCAAATCCATAGATTTCTTTAGTATAAGAGCCAATACTATCACCGCTAAAAAGCGTGATCGAGAAAGAGATATTGTCGATTGGACTGAAGTCCTCTGCATTGAAAAAGCAAATACAGAGAGGCTACAGTCCTTGCATTAAGGTGAACGCGCATCGTCCGATAAAAAACGGAGAGCTCAGATCATGCGCTACAGCAACCTATGAACAGTAGATTATGTCGCTACAGTAGATCATGTCAATGTCACTACAGTACGTACTACAGTACAGCGATTAATTAATGCAGGCTACTGTAGTTGTTGACTCATTACACTGTTTATACAGTGATTCTCTACATTAATCGCAATTAAAGCAAAGGATCCGTGTCCTTGTCGGTTGATTGGTACTAGCCGGTTTTATGTGAATGGGGCTGGAGGGATGGGAGGACATTTGTCCCCACTTTTTCGAGATGTGGTACATGAGTAAAGCCTGTAAGAATGTCGGTGTTAGTATGGCTGGTTTGTGAGTCTTAAGTACAACATCCAATGCTAAATATAAGTCCAATTAGGTTTGCTCTGagtcaaatattttaaaaaattatatagattGATAATATAAGGTTGATgtaaatggattcatcatgaaaatattttcatttgaaataatgttttttttataaatattattagtCAAAGCGTCATATTAAAGACGGTTGATATTCTACTGGATTTATATTTGCGAAGGCAGACATTTCCAATTAAATAGCAATTGCACATGTGTTTCACACATGTGGAATTAATTCAGGATATAACAATGTATAtgagataaaatattatatgtctAGATATGAAAGAGAAATAATaagagattgaatgtattttaaaaatatattgaaGATAAATAATGGACGTTTGGATATAGAAAGCAATTAATGTGagattatacatatattttagaaaaaatgaaTGGTGAGAATCTTTGCACGGTGACTATTTAATCAACTTGGATGGACGATAGAGATCGTTCGATTATGCCATAATTCGTGTATTTTATAGGAATATAGATAATCAACATGGAAATAGTGAATGCACACAGGGTTTACACTGTCACACCATCTTTTATTCCTAGCAAGCAGCTGTGGAGCGTCATGCGGAAAAAAAAGAGCGCCAATTTACCAAGGTCAGTAACAAGTGTtgatttaacaaataaaatatgGTAAAAATTATAACTTCGGAAGTACTAGAGATTgatgttgcatgcatgtatatCGGTCACAACTCACAGATGACGTTTCAGAGCAACCATATGGATGAAGTACTGTAAGGGAAAATAACAAAATACAAGTTAACCATAGGACTAAAGTCTACCTCATGTCAATTTCACTTTCTATATGTTTTCACCAACTCGCCTGTTGCAAGCCAAAGAACAGCACATGTTATATGTTTTCGCCATATACTAATACAAGAGCCCAACGCATCACAGGCACTAGAACATAATATATAGCTTTTtctatttgaaataatatttttttataaatattattagtcaaagtgtCATATTAAAGACCATATTGATATTCTACTGGATTTATAT includes:
- the LOC133928326 gene encoding uncharacterized protein LOC133928326; its protein translation is MAIVRSASVRLPRFDGGGEGSPDATEDEEESRATPSQESEADGFSGCEEEEEDGEENGGGGEEPEEEEEDSGMGSDELEITELGEAGAEMCQVGAQSVPVLLELYDLSGLGDVLSLDAWNSLLNEDERLRLAALMPDMDQETFSRTLVELLAGENFHFGDPLAALFDRLKGGLCDPRIVLYRRSIRFAERRKHYYWLQSYHNSMVWRLWEIKDCWKGREGYSLDERLRMLDAMKTQWQQKRALRLAGRAGSETDSESRESGEQFLARLKPDKMGLKKAGKLVKERSKGLLRVGVSKGMDDEYIGWAGRDSAVALSELSHQDNAYGYDPGVTHRGKLRRSIDGLYSEELGYERDLSRTRPLILPKPGKKKELTMSSDGNLYVNNYSDNRTSSSYYYGRPSANQGVTLAEAFDPLYFDTGRNARYSERDWVQGGKGIQSKAPIRDERHWPAGTHTGNLDDWQKGQLAGDYRIRKAQAGHDLKVKSYKSIEQQVKNARLGSDLRGKISQVKMKDKSNSRIDRIGQKHSRTDAVYAQSEETESDSSEQFEDGGDVNFLERKPERHHAGFHRPAHGAKKSNKLSKAVKMNYPAATADLEPSQSKGVKGKVSEPGYLRDVHVTMPEQIGDVMKPPAASGERKRKGMANLDMHGYENSELHEINENTNESFKPKESERLASGSGHVVQDSNGDFGGTERVKASLSSCSSRSKKPKGRVEVTSLDEQSEQAPSGPKLVENSSSSKKKSKKKPETITDAVTVAEPAAAIPENIVVTVESEKPPEKPKKKYVPITPTIHTAFSFSVVHLLTAVKKAMVIPMEDTPAAAKQPDGEEGTKWFNNEEHGKTPQEPSVTEQAQQVPEVADASAAEQTVPSNSPALTVQELVNRIRSNPGDPRILETQEPLHDLVRGVLKVLSSRTAPLGAKGWKALVAYEKSNKSWFWVGPVPFVSSDRDPDEETSAEAWGIPHKMLVKLVDAFSNWLKSGQETLKQIGSLPPPPPPNPANLDLKERFKELRAQKSLNTIVPCSDEAKAYFQREEFLRYSIPDRAFCYTAADGEKSIVAPLRRGGGKPTSKARGHPMLLPDRPPHVTILCLVRDAAARLPARTGTRADVCTLLRDSQYLNFEEANKEAAINQVVSGALDRLHYERDPCVLYDNDKKLWTYLHRGREEEDFEDDGTSSTKKWKRPRKDPSDPAEQGAANDDFEDDGTGTPSTNNVKKQKIDHADPADPTVPGDAKDGGDRATQNPSAGGFFGGLEGDPDLNVIPSSKNDEETGGVIFTNVISDVGGSRASVEATPVSKADDNTTSWQSFPEQNKNYMALTENTNKEFHEVIDIS